From Motacilla alba alba isolate MOTALB_02 chromosome 9, Motacilla_alba_V1.0_pri, whole genome shotgun sequence, a single genomic window includes:
- the LOC119704407 gene encoding platelet glycoprotein V-like — translation MLVFRLSVMIKLFFQLDASICPGKCDCSSKNAIYCSGPHIKDLELLSLPCNMTEIHITNANISYLQDVFARMVELQHLILSSNNIALVSPMAFKGLGRLKVLKLLDNKLVELPPEVFDDMVQLQQLIIESNRLKSIEENLFDKLASLQELYLNKNQLTALPSGVMKKLTKLRVLNLSRNYLAALPRNTFSTLARLERLMLYINRLSSIESGMFDSLKELQELFLHSNNIHSIAPDAFHCLHKLRTLTLSRNRLQVLPSGLFFNLRDLSKLTLYRNPLKSLPEVLFGEMRHLGSLWLYHTKLSTIPDFVFSNLTNLELLVLSFNPELTVLPKNVFSGLNELRGLSLHTSNISSLPEGIFRSLQKLQNISLFDTRLEVLPRNLFHNLKHLQKVYLNSTNLQSLPADFFTALPELEEVVLDDNPWKCDCQILGFREWLQKSTAIVKNVPSLMCHSPMALQNISLVSLSMDDPECLPTTAMTYQTFSSTYSQTLTSPVTEQLTSARDTAVTVLSDMAITSTAASIPPATPGFTYSHVEDVGQPGLHFSDVPVQTSPSIIAPTNSVRGTDLTTLVWWDEFPAHSSAKPYFNTRTTYCQLFLCVHSLILTLQTVVIVLCLYVMGNTRQLLLSRNIPAQPVVLIRILRR, via the coding sequence ATGTTGGTGTTTCGTTTGTCAGTGATGATCAAGCTTTTCTTCCAGTTGGATGCATCTATTTGTCCTGGGAAGTGTGACTGCTCTtcaaaaaatgcaatttattgcTCTGGTCCCCACATAAAAGACCTGGAATTGTTAAGTCTGCCTTGCAACATGACAGAAATTCACATAACAAACGCTAACATATCGTACTTGCAGGATGTTTTTGCTAGGATGGTGGAACTGCAGCATCTCATCCTGTCTTCAAACAACATCGCTCTGGTTTCACCAATGGCTTTTAAAGGCTTGGGAAGGCTAAAAGTCCTCAAACTGCTAGATAATAAACTGGTTGAACTTCCCCCAGAAGTATTTGATGACATGGTGCAGCTTCAGCAATTGATCATTGAAAGTAACAGGTTGAAATCTATTGAGGAAAATCTGTTTGACAAACTGGCCAGTTTGCAGGAGCTTTACTTGAACAAAAACCAACTAACAGCACTTCCCAGTGGCGTGATGAAGAAACTCACCAAACTCAGAGTACTGAACTTGTCAAGAAATTACTTAGCAGCACTGCCTAGAAATACATTTAGTACATTAGCCAGGCTTGAGAGGCTGATGCTGTATATTAATAGGCTGTCTTCAATAGAGTCTGGTATGTTTGAtagcctgaaggagctgcaggagcttttCCTACATTCCAATAATATCCATTCCATTGCCCCTGACGCATTTCATTGTCTTCATAAACTAAGAACCCTGACACTCTCCAGAAACAGGCTTCAGGTTTTgccttctgggctttttttcaaCTTGCGTGACCTGTCTAAACTGACCTTGTACAGGAACCCACTGAAGTCTCTTCCAGAAGTACTGTTTGGAGAGATGAGGCATCTTGGTAGCCTATGGCTGTATCACACAAAGCTCTCAACAATACCAGATTTTGTGTTCAGTAACTTGACAAATTTGGAGCTTCTTGTGCTGAGTTTTAACCCAGAGCTTACGGTTCTTCCTAAGAATGTATTCAGTGGCCTGAATGAACTGCGGGGCCTTTCTCTCCATACAAGTAATATTTCCAGTTTGCCAGAGGGAATCTTTCGGAGCCTTCAGAAACTGCAGAACATTTCCCTCTTTGATACAAGGCTTGAGGTTCTTCCTAGAAACCTCTTTCATAATCTCAAGCACCTCCAGAAAGTTTACCTGAATAGTACTAACCTGCAGTCTCTTCCTGCAGACTTCTTTACTGCTTTACCTGAGCTGGAAGAAGTTGTCCTTGACGACAACCCTTGGAAATGCGATTGCCAAATTCTCGGTTTCCGAGAATGGCTCCAAAAGAGCACAGCAATAGTTAAAAATGTGCCATCTCTGATGTGCCACAGCCCAATGGCACTGCAGAATATTTCTCTTGTGTCTCTAAGCATGGATGACCCAGAGTGCCTGCCAACCACAGCTATGACCTATCAGACGTTCAGCTCAACTTATTCCCAGACTTTGACGTCTCCTGTGACGGAGCAGTTGACATCAGCTCGGGACACTGCTGTAACAGTGCTGTCCGACATGGCAATCACCAGCACAGCCGCATCAATTCCTCCTGCAACTCCAGGTTTTACCTACTCCCATGTTGAAGATGTTGGACAACCTGGGCTACATTTCTCAGATGTTCCAGTCCAAACTTCTCCCAGCATCATAGCACCAACCAACAGTGTTAGAGGGACAGATTTAACTACTCTTGTGTGGTGGGATGAGTTTCCAGCCCACAGCAGTGCTAAACCCTATTTTAATACCAGAACTACTTATTGCCAGCTATTCTTGTGTGTTCACAGTTTGATTTTAACACTCCAGACTGTAGTCATTGTGCTCTGTCTGTATGTGATGGGTAACACCAGGCAACTCTTGCTCTCCAGAAATATTCCTGCTCAGCCTGTAGTTCTGATAAGAATATTAAGAAGATAG
- the LOC119704620 gene encoding uncharacterized protein LOC119704620: protein MEQGGWQQWLLLLLGIHLASSQCPEQCQCVRSAQVECFGADITAVPSPIPANAMTLQIINTRIAELGDAAFGNASLLIGLRVEKNLLSRISPGAFQNLPDLRYLSLASNKLQELPVQVFEPLDKLESLLLSSNQILQVEPSHFAHLSNLKELQLHGNNLKELQEGVFDQLTSLTKLNLARNNIDRLPPQAFERLARLQVLRLYENRLRHIPVGTFDGLPELQELGLHQNQLETLSPELFVHNTNLQKLYLSNNFLTTLPSGVFLPLHALAKITLHVNRLQDISPSAFGPMPNLQELWLYENELSTLPTAVFSNLTQLQLLVLSKNRLRSVAPGAFQGLGELLELSLHSNALRRLDARALEGMPKLQNISLHHNQLQALPRGLFRATPGLRHLQLHSNALEYLPAGIFSPLTALREVRLHNNSWHCDKGILPLQGWLEENPHKVGEIPPLCAQPPALQGIPIAGLTQDQLLDPQPPTAAPHPSTLLPADTSEAASDDASAAEDASMEPPTGLPASPQEDEEEKKEEEERGQWGLTRLQSGVVVAVIVLVCVALLAALVALVVYGCRKKSQVVLMRMKAPNEGASGSKYAGLGVGLEPLVTAAPCHHPCTSGCLGPEPHFLARMLTGSCLWPHLQCPGGRVIFQSAPRTRVVVADKQRGQLHPSRNSLSLLQLVSHPPQKTLSHPSKQHPCKSATGLVTVPVMPHLCRLLTYVLLGLGSLLVGALSPSCPPTCQCYDTSKVFCSNEKMREIPEGLPGSATHLFFVETALSSIHSRNLGSSTTLTKLVFINNKIQELEAGAFQGLPSLTELEVSGNPLPAVSPGVLAGLTSLSKLSLSANAILTLPPGLFTASCRLQDLNLSGNRIEALPPGIFYPLRRLRALDLSQNSLPELPDVLLAPLVTLRVLKLSDNLLARVPPGAFRALGQLTELHLDGNRLEELPSGIFSGLGALRRLQLQHNALGSLAPDIFTGLLNLTVLSLEGNNLATVPAILFTGTPGLLHLSLARNQLETLPQELFANLSVLESLELSHNAIHHLPVGVFQGLEGLTELQLSHNNLSRLPARLLDGLPLLTALVLDHNRLARLPPGLFDANDELARVGLADNPWLCDCHLSYLLHWLQSFAEPLIHGQAFCANPAALQGRSLLEVSRGQLECQGAHGVPPEEGWDTDGPGQCTYTNPEGTVSVSCNATRCQQLSLRLPPPGQEQGSGPAYRRAWVLRSRCGTLQLSVLVTAQSGNEVTSPGVPAGP, encoded by the exons atggagcagggaggctggcagcagtggctgctgctgctgctgggcatccATCTGGCCAGTAGccagtgcccagagcagtgccagTGTGTCCGTAGTGCCCAGGTGGAGTGCTTTGGTGCCGACATCACCGCggtccccagccccatccctgccaaCGCCATGACCCTGCAGATCATCAACACGCGCATCGCCGAGCTGGGCGACGCCGCCTTCGGCAACGCCTCCCTGCTGATCGGGCTGCGCGTCGAGAAGAACCTCCTGTCACGCATCAGCCCCGGGGCCTTCCAGAACCTGCCCGACCTGCGCTACCTCAGCCTGGCCAGCAacaagctgcaggagctccctgtGCAGGTCTTTGAGCCTCTGGACAAGCTGGAGTCTCTGCTTCTCTCCAGCAACCAGATCCTCCAGGTTGAGCCTTCCCACTTCGCCCATCTGAGCAACctcaaggagctgcagctgcacggGAACaacctgaaggagctgcaggagggggtGTTTGACCAGCTGACCAGCCTCACCAAGCTCAACCTGGCCAGGAACAACATCGACCGCCTGCCGCCCCAGGCCTTTGAGCGGCTGGCGCGGCTGCAGGTGCTGCGGCTCTACGAGAACCGGCTCCGGCACATCCCGGTGGGCACCTTTGATGGGCTGccggagctgcaggagctggggctgcaccagAACCAGCTGGAGACGCTGTCACCGGAGCTCTTTGTGCACAACACCAACCTGCAGAAGCTCTACCTGTCCAACAACTTCCTCACCACTCTGCCGAGCGGCGTCTTCTTGCCCCTGCACGCTCTCGCCAAGATCACCCTGCACGTCAACCGCCTGCAGGACATCTCCCCCAGCGCCTTTGGGCCCATGCCCaacctgcaggagctctggcttTATGAGAATGAGCTTTCCACCCTCCCCACTGCCGTCTTCAGCAACctcacccagctgcagctcctggttcTCAGCAAGAACCGGCTGCGGTCGGTGGCACCGGGGGCTTTCCAGggcctgggggagctgctggagctgtcgCTGCACTCCAATGCCCTGCGCCGCCTGGATGCCCGGGCACTGGAGGGGATGCCCAAGCTGCAGAACATCTCTCTGCACCACAaccagctgcaggcactgccacGGGGCCTCTTCAGGGCCACCCCTGGGCTGCggcacctgcagctgcactcCAATGCCCTGGAGTACCTGCCTGCCGGCATCTTCTCCCCGCTGACTGCCCTGCGAGAGGTGAGGCTGCACAACAACTCCTGGCACTGTGACAAGggcatcctgcccctgcagggctggctggaggaGAACCCTCACAAGGTGGGTGAGATACCCCCACTGTGTGCCCAGCCTCCCGCCCTGCAGGGCATCCCCATCGCCGGGCTGACACAGGACCAGCTCCTCGACCCCCAGccccccactgctgctcctcatcccagcaccctgctccctgctgacaCCTCTGAGGCAGCATCAGATGAtgcctcagcagcagaagaTGCCTCGATGGAGCCCCCCACGGGGCTGCCAGCCTCCCcacaggaggatgaggaggagaagaaggaggaggaagagaggggGCAGTGGGGGCTGACACGCCTGCAGAGCGGGGTGGTGGTAGCAGTCATCGTGCTGGTGTgtgtggctctgctggctgctctggtggcactggtggtCTATGGCTGCAGGAAGAAGAGCCAAGTTGTGCTCATGAGGATGAAGGCTCCGAATGAA GGGGCCTCTGGAAGCAAGTATGCTGGCCTCGGTGTGGGACTGGAGCCACTTGTGACAGCAGCACCCTGCCACCATCCTTGCACCAGTGGATGTCTGGGGCCAGAACCCCACTTCCTTGCCAGGATGCTcacaggcagctgcctctggcctcacctccagtgcccCGGAGGCCGGGTTATTTTTCAGAGTGCTCCAAGGACACGGGTTGTTGTTGCCGATAAGCAGCGAGGGCAGCTCCACCCCAGCAGGAACAGCTTGTCCCTGCTTCAGCTGGTTTCCCATCCGCCCCAGAAAACACTGTCCCATCCCAGCAAGCAGCATCCCTGCAAATCTGCCACAGGTTTGGTGACCGTCCCCGTGATGCCACACTTG TGCAGGCTGCTGACCTacgtgctgctggggctggggtcccTGCTGGTGGGGGCActgtccccatcctgcccccCTACCTGCCAGTGCTATGACACCTCCAAAGTCTTCTGCTCAAATGAAAAGATGCGGGAGATCCCGGAGGGCCTGCCAGGAAGTGCCACCCACCTCTTCTTCGTGGagacagccctgagcagcatccACAGCAGGAACCTGGGCTCCAGCACCACGCTCACCAAGCTGGTCTTCATCAATAACAAgatccaggagctggaggctggTGCATTTCAGGGGCTGCCCAGCCTCACTGAGCTGGAGGTGTCAGGCAACCCCTTGCCAGCTGTCAGCCCTGGGGTGCTGGCAGGGTTGACCAGCCTCAGCAAGCTCTCCCTCAGTGCCAACGCTATCCTCACCCTGCCGCCGGGGCTCTTCACTGCCTCTTGCCGCCTGCAGGACTTGAACTTGTCAGGGAACAGGATCGAAGCACTGCCCCCTGGCATCTTCTACCCACTCCGGCGGCTCCGGGCCCTGGACCTGTCACAGAATTCTCTGCCTGAGCTGCCGGATGTGCTGCTGGCCCCACTTGTCACCCTTCGCGTCCTCAAGCTCAGTGACAACCTGCTGGCACGGGTGCCTCCCGGTGCTTTCAGGGCACTTGGCCAACTGACTGAGCTCCACCTGGATGGCAACCGGCTAGAGGAGCTGCCCTCCGGCATCTTCTCCGGGCTGGGGGCACTGCGgcggctgcagctgcagcacaatgccctgggcagcctggccccTGACATCTTCACGGGTCTCCTCAACCTcactgtgctcagcctggagggcAACAACCTGGCCACCGTGCCTGCCATCCTGTTCACTGGCACCCCTGGCCTCCTCCACCTCTCGCTGGCTCGCAACCAGCTGGAGACACTGCCCCAGGAGCTCTTTGCTAACCTGTCCGTGCTGGAATCCCTGGAGCTCTCACACAATGCCATACATCACCTGCCCGTTGGAGTTTTCCAGGGTTTGGAGGGGCTGacagagctccagctgagccACAACAACCTCTCCAGATTGCCGGCGAGGCTGCTGGATGGGCTGCCCCTCCTCACCGCCCTGGTGCTGGACCACAACCGCCTGGCCCGCCTGCCGCCGGGGCTCTTCGATGCCAACGATGAACTGGCTCGTGTGGGGCTGGCTGACAACCCCTGGCTCTGTGACTGCCACCTCTCCTACCTCCTGCACTGGCTCCAGAGCTTTGCTGAGCCCCTCATCCACGGGCAAGCCTTCTGTGCcaatccagctgctctgcagggccgGTCCCTGCTGGAGGTCTCCCGCGGGCAGCTGGAGTGCCAAGGAGCACACGGTGTCCCCCCAGAGGAAGGCTGGGACACAGATGGTCCGGGGCAGTGCACCTACACCAACCCCGAGGGCACGGTAAGCGTGTCCTGCAATGCCACAaggtgccagcagctcagccttcGCCTCCCTCCtcccgggcaggagcagggctcgGGGCCGGCGTACCGGCGGGCCTGGGTGTTGCGCTCCCGCTGTGGCACGCTGCAGCTCAGCGTCCTTGTCACAGCACAGAGCGGGAACGAGGTCACATCACCAGGTGTCCCCGCGGGGCCCTAA